From Bdellovibrionales bacterium, a single genomic window includes:
- a CDS encoding DUF4360 domain-containing protein has translation NYIFTNNLLVSSTVWSACGEDVSLRVNTSLMARTNGKKYDVIATLDSADIAAGIVYKLQWRKCN, from the coding sequence AACTATATTTTTACCAACAATCTTCTGGTCTCATCGACGGTTTGGTCGGCCTGCGGAGAAGATGTCAGTCTGCGTGTAAATACGTCTCTGATGGCGAGAACGAACGGCAAGAAGTATGACGTCATTGCGACTTTAGACAGCGCGGATATCGCCGCCGGTATCGTTTACAAACTTCAATGGCGTAAGTGTAACTAG